The Chryseobacterium indologenes genomic sequence GTGAAGAACCGTCTCGTCTGATTGTTGCGCTTAACAGATAACGGTTCATGAATTTATACTGAAGCCTACCGAAGTAAGAGATCGTAGTATTTCTGTTTCCTTTTATCGATTCAAGGGCCTTTGTATCACCTTCACTGAATAAGTTTCCGTAGTAATCTACTCCGCTAAGATTCCAGTAATCCTCCGAAACAGGAACGTTTTTTCTATTGATAATGAGTGTTTCCAGGCCACTTTTTACAGAGGCTTCTGTACCGGCAACCAATTCAATATCATGCTCTCCTACTTTTTTAGTATATGTCAGGTAGTTATTAAGTAACCAGTTTGAATAATTTTGGCTTTTATTTGTCAACCTTGTGAGTGGAGAGGTTGCAGAATACTGACTTTCTGTTCTCATCGGATCACTATCCAGCCAGAATCTTCTTGAATCGACAAAATTATATGATTTATAATTACCATATTCTCCACTAAACTGGGAGGTAAATTTTAAATCTCTAAAAATATCAATATCTAATTTTAAACCTCCTTGTAATAAGAAATTTTTTGCTCTCTGATTGTCATGAGCAAGTTTCATTACAGGATTTCCCACATCATTAAACCTTCCTCCCACATAACCGATATCTCCGGTAGATTTATCAAAAATTGGCTGACCATATTTTCCATTAGGATAATAAACAGGAACTAATGAAGATTGTTTATAAGCACTTGTAAATGCTCCGAATGATTTAGGAGTTTCATTTGTAAATGTGGCACTTAAAGTTTGTGCTAATCTTATTCCCTTGGTAATTCTGAACTCGTTATTGGTTCTTATCGTAGTTCTGTTATAGTTTGTTCCTTTGAGGATCGACTGCTCATCATAATTTCCTAAACTTAAAAAGTATTTTGCTGATTCTGAAGAACCGGAAATGGATAGATTATGTTGGTTATAAATACCTGTTCTGGTAATTTCTTTAAACCAGTCGGTATTGTATGGCTGATCCGGGTTCAGGTAGTCACTTTTAGCCCCTGCATTATTATAATTGGCAAACTCAGAACCACTGGCCATTTTTATCGTTTTCAGAGGATTTCTTATTCCAACCAGACCATCATAGGAAACGCTTAATTTTCCTCTTCCTGATTTAGTCGTAATGATGATTACCCCATTGGCAGCTCTGTTACCATAGATCGCCAATGCTGCAGCATCTTTCAGTACATCATAGGTCAGGATATCATTTGAGTTAATATTGTTTATGTTATCCGTAAACATTCCGTCAACAACATATAATGGAGTTCTTCCTCCCAATACCGTACCCAGACCTCTGATCATTACTGTAGGGGTAGAACCTGGCGCATCCGATGCAATTACCTGCACCCCTGCCGCTTTCCCTTGAATAGCTTGTGAAGCATTTAATACTTTTGTTTTCGTTACTTCTTCTGCGCTGATAGAGCTGATAGAAGTGGTATTATCTACTTTCTTGCGACTCCCGTATCCGATCATGACCACTTCGTCAATTTTCTGAACTTTAGCTGAGTCTGACGTAACCTGCGCATCCACGTTCATCCCGAAGTACAATACGGCGATGAGACAAGAATACTTTAAATTACTTTGTTTCATATAGTTTCAATTTTATTCGTACAATCAAATTCGGTCAATGCCCTGTTTAAGACAAAATCAATTTCTCAAAAAAAGACATTAGCCAAAAATATAAAAAATATTGAACCATGTTAAAACATCATAAAAATTTAAAAAAATTCACATTTAAACATACAAAACATGAAAACAAACTAAATTTTATGATTTTATATTAAAAATTATCATCAATTTACCATCATATCAGTAACGTTAAAATAGCGTTTTATTAAAAAAAAATCACCAAATACAGCCTTGAATTAATATTTTGTTAAATAAAGAATAGTATTTACCTTTGGTGCAGTTTTTGAAAAAAGCAATTAAAAGATCAATGAAAAAAATATATCGTTGCAGCCGCTCTTATTATCGGAACCGGTGCATTAATCACCACCACCGTACAGTCATGTACTACTATTGCCACTTCGGACATGGGGCTATCTATCATCAAGAGAATGCTGCTCAACGGTATTGATAAAGGCGTAGGCGTCTACACCAATAAAGAGGCTTTTCTTCAAAATAATATGGTAGACAGGGCACTTCCTAAGCAATTGAGAGAAATCAATTCTATGCTGGAAAAGGTCGCACCATCGATTGTTGCCAAAGAAAGAGATTATATTGCTCAGGCAGCAGCGTATACTGTCAATACGTCAAAACCAATCCTGCAGGGCGCTGTGAACAGTTTAAATGCACAGGATGTTACAAGGATCATCCAGGGAACCACTGCCACACAGATTTTAAAAGAAAAAACATCCGGGCAACTGATCGCAGCTATTGCGCCAAAGGTAGATGAGAAACTGAATGAATTTGGAATCGTCAAGACGATCAATACGGCTTTATCCGGAAGTAATTTTCTGGGGAATCTTCTGGGTGGGAATACCAACACGGTCAACGCAGGCGGACTGAGCCAATTGGCTTCTGAACAGCTTGTTGCCGGCCTTTTCAATATTATCGAAGATTATGAACAGCAGAACTCCAAAGCACTGCTTGGCCCATTTGGAAAATAGGAAAATTTTCGTTATATTTATATTATATTAATAATTGCAGATGGATATATTACAAGGAAATCAACACGCAAATCCAGAAGATTTTTATAAGTCTTTGAGCGAGAAACTGGAAGATCATCATGATTTTCCTGAGGATTATTTATTCAAGTTTATCATTCCTACCGACGAGACAAAACTTACTGAAATTTACAAAGTTTTTGATGGTGTCAAATTTACATTAGGAAACCGCGAAAGCAAAAATGGAAAATACACAGCCTGCAATATCAGTGCATTCGTTTTAGATGCCAATCAGGTGGTGAATATTTATAAAGAAGTAGCAAAAATAGAAGGCGTTATTCTATTGTAAAAAACTAAAGGCTGTCAGCAATGGCAGTCTTTTATTTTGCGCTGTACTTGTTGAAACTGACAGACTAAAATTCATACCTTTTGTCATCGAACAAGTTTCAGATAAAATCAATCGACCGGTTCAGTTCCTGAACCGGTCGATTGATTTGTATATTATTTTTCAATAAAGAACTTTACATTTTCAATGGGTCTTCCCAGCATGGCTACTGAACCTTTTACAATAATCGGCCTCTGTATCAGCGAAGGGTTTTCAGATAAAATTTTTATCCATTCTTCCTCGGAATAATTTTTATCCGCATAATTTTCCAGGTACAGTTTATCGGTCTTCCGGATGATATGAAAAACGCTTTGATTGAGCTTTTTCAGAACTGTTTTAATTTCGAGTATACTAAGCGGATCTTCAATAATATTGATGATTTCAAAAGTCACCCCGTTCTCATCCAGATACTCCAACACGGCATTTGATTTCGAACAGTTTCCGTTATGTAAAACCTTAACTACCATTTTTATTATTTAAAAATTAAACTTGTATAAGACAAATGTACCAAGAAATTGACTGATCTTGTCTTAATCTTCTGATAAATCTTTGTTAAAACAAACCATGCAATTCTGCTTCAATCTTCTCCAGGATAAGACCGAAATCTTCGGGTTTTTCAACAAAGTCAAGATCGTCAACTTCGATAACAAGAAGTTTTCCTTCTGTATAATTTGAGATCCATTTCTCGTATTTCTGGTTCAGCTTTGAAAGGTACTCAATACTGATAGACGCTTCGTATTCACGACCTCTTTTATAGATTTTCTTTACAAGATTCGGAACGTCTGATTTCAGGTAAATCAATAAATCCGGTGCTGAAACAAAAGACTTCATCAAATCAAAAACCGATGAATAATTATTGAAATCTCTGTCAGAAAGGAGATTCATATCATTTAAGTTTTCTGCAAAAATATGGGCATCTTCATAAATAGTACGATCCTGAATAATATTTTTACCGCTTTCTCTGATCTCCTTCACCTGACGGAATCTGCTTCCCAGGAAATATACCTGCAGGGCAAAACTCCACTTGCTCATATCTGAATAAAAGTCTTCCAGATAAGGGTTATGATCTACGTCCTCAAATTGTGCATCCCATCCGTAATGCTTGGAAAGCATCGTCGTTAAAGTTGTTTTTCCCGCCCCGATGTTTCCTGTAACCGCAATGTGCATATTCTTTTCCTTGTATTTACTGATTATTTGATCAATTTTTTTACAGCTTCAGTCTGAACTTCAGAAACATCTTCTATCAATTTTCCTAAGGTATTTTCTGAAGATGTCCCTTTCATCTCTGTCTCAACGGTTTTTTCTTCTGCTTTATCCAAAGGTTTTTCTGTAGATTGCTGCGGAGTTTCCGGTTGAGGTGCCGGTTCATTTGACTGTTTGTGTTTCTTTACTTTTTCAAGGCTGTAAAGATAGAGTTTGTTACCCTTGATTTCAAAATAAGAAAGGATGTTTTTATCCACAATTTGCGCATCCTCATCTTCAAAAAGACTTGTCATTCCTTTTTCAGGAATATATTGCAAAATCGAATTTCCGGTGATCACAAGAATGGTATCATTTTCTCTCCGGAAACGTTTCCCATTGCTAACCGGGGTTTCAAAGAGCTTTTCGAATTTAAGATTATAGATTCTGATATGGTTTCTGGTGAGAATGTAGACTTTATTTTCATACACGAGAAGATCCGTCAAATCTTCAAAACTGATATCAAAAGGATACGAGTTGATCGTGGTATCATTTCTGAAATTATATTGTATGAGTCTCTTTGTACTGTCGTCCAGCAGCCATAACTGCTGTAAATCTTCCACATAGG encodes the following:
- a CDS encoding SusC/RagA family TonB-linked outer membrane protein, which encodes MKQSNLKYSCLIAVLYFGMNVDAQVTSDSAKVQKIDEVVMIGYGSRKKVDNTTSISSISAEEVTKTKVLNASQAIQGKAAGVQVIASDAPGSTPTVMIRGLGTVLGGRTPLYVVDGMFTDNINNINSNDILTYDVLKDAAALAIYGNRAANGVIIITTKSGRGKLSVSYDGLVGIRNPLKTIKMASGSEFANYNNAGAKSDYLNPDQPYNTDWFKEITRTGIYNQHNLSISGSSESAKYFLSLGNYDEQSILKGTNYNRTTIRTNNEFRITKGIRLAQTLSATFTNETPKSFGAFTSAYKQSSLVPVYYPNGKYGQPIFDKSTGDIGYVGGRFNDVGNPVMKLAHDNQRAKNFLLQGGLKLDIDIFRDLKFTSQFSGEYGNYKSYNFVDSRRFWLDSDPMRTESQYSATSPLTRLTNKSQNYSNWLLNNYLTYTKKVGEHDIELVAGTEASVKSGLETLIINRKNVPVSEDYWNLSGVDYYGNLFSEGDTKALESIKGNRNTTISYFGRLQYKFMNRYLLSATIRRDGSSQFAAGQRWGTFPSFGAGWIISQESFMQDGFFDMLKLRGGWGKIGNQTVPLNYLPLSLGSSYNYGFGSSPVSNGVTVNKGYDPDLGWEVTEESSLGLDFGVLKNRLTGTFDIYNRKTKNLILGVVPYMATGISELNYSHMGSVVNKGFEVGLNWADKVGEDFSYSVGANYSYNKNKLASMDTSKPVSQIVGGNLGNGIDTKLFNPSAVGYALGSFYLYEADGYNDKGELKFKDLNGDGTIDAKDKRFFDSYIPKSTLGVNVSMSYKNWDFALNGYGAFGFKVYNGKKAQRNGGENVEASVANNFWTPNNRNAANPVNPSSIPVASTFYLEDGDFFRINNISVGYTFKNVTDYMKSIKLYVSAINPFVFQKYSGYTSELSGYNPTDTTAEGDPYKRAGIELDAYPTLRSFVFGVNLNF
- a CDS encoding DUF4197 family protein, whose amino-acid sequence is MVAAALIIGTGALITTTVQSCTTIATSDMGLSIIKRMLLNGIDKGVGVYTNKEAFLQNNMVDRALPKQLREINSMLEKVAPSIVAKERDYIAQAAAYTVNTSKPILQGAVNSLNAQDVTRIIQGTTATQILKEKTSGQLIAAIAPKVDEKLNEFGIVKTINTALSGSNFLGNLLGGNTNTVNAGGLSQLASEQLVAGLFNIIEDYEQQNSKALLGPFGK
- a CDS encoding DUF493 domain-containing protein, with translation MDILQGNQHANPEDFYKSLSEKLEDHHDFPEDYLFKFIIPTDETKLTEIYKVFDGVKFTLGNRESKNGKYTACNISAFVLDANQVVNIYKEVAKIEGVILL
- a CDS encoding arsenate reductase (glutaredoxin), yielding MVVKVLHNGNCSKSNAVLEYLDENGVTFEIINIIEDPLSILEIKTVLKKLNQSVFHIIRKTDKLYLENYADKNYSEEEWIKILSENPSLIQRPIIVKGSVAMLGRPIENVKFFIEK
- a CDS encoding deoxynucleoside kinase, encoding MHIAVTGNIGAGKTTLTTMLSKHYGWDAQFEDVDHNPYLEDFYSDMSKWSFALQVYFLGSRFRQVKEIRESGKNIIQDRTIYEDAHIFAENLNDMNLLSDRDFNNYSSVFDLMKSFVSAPDLLIYLKSDVPNLVKKIYKRGREYEASISIEYLSKLNQKYEKWISNYTEGKLLVIEVDDLDFVEKPEDFGLILEKIEAELHGLF